In a genomic window of Melitaea cinxia chromosome 25, ilMelCinx1.1, whole genome shotgun sequence:
- the LOC123666003 gene encoding UDP-N-acetylhexosamine pyrophosphorylase, with product MSFESIKEYVTAHGQDHLIKYWPELSENEREKLSGEIRKLDLADTNEMFQRAINLTKVILEKLDDDLKPIPQAHYESVPGLSEAKIEEYENIGFEEISAGKVGVLLLAGGQATRLGFGHPKGMYDVGLPSRKTLFQIQAERILRVQQMAEERTGKEGKITWYIMTSEHTMAPTADFFKSHDYFGLSVENIVFFEQGRLPCFDFNGKIFLDEKNHLSSAPDGNGGIYRALKTQGVLNDIVKRGVKHLHAHSVDNILIKVADPVFIGYCKSKNADCAAKVVQKSSPSEPVGVVCRVNGYYKVVEYSELTDEAAERRNPDGRLTFSAGNICNHYFSSEFLLKICDYESKLKLHVAKKKIPYVDENGVRRTPSEPNGIKIEKFIFDVFEFAENFICLEVARDVEFSALKNADSAKKDCPSTAREDLLRLHRKYIREAGGIIDDNIDVEISPLLSYGGENLKDLVENEVFTITPFHLKSMQESVSNGVNGIH from the coding sequence ATGTCGTTCGAGTCTATCAAGGAATATGTGACCGCTCACGGTCAAGACCATCTGATAAAATACTGGCCGGAGTTAAGTGAAAATGAGCGGGAAAAACTTTCTGGTGAAATCCGAAAACTCGATCTCGCGGATACGAACGAAATGTTCCAGCGCGCGATAAATTTAACTAAAGTCATTTTGGAGAAGTTAGATGATGATTTGAAGCCGATACCGCAGGCTCACTACGAATCCGTCCCCGGTTTGAGCGAAGCGAAAATCGAGGAGTACGAGAACATTGGTTTCGAAGAGATATCCGCGGGAAAAGTTGGTGTTTTACTGTTAGCTGGTGGTCAAGCGACAAGATTGGGCTTCGGACACCCCAAAGGTATGTACGATGTCGGTTTGCCGTCGAGAAAAACGTTGTTCCAAATCCAAGCGGAAAGGATCTTGAGAGTGCAACAAATGGCTGAAGAGAGGACCGGGAAGGAAGGAAAAATTACATGGTACATCATGACTTCTGAGCACACAATGGCTCCGACAGCTGACTTCTTCAAAAGCCACGATTACTTCGGTCTTAGTGTGGAGAATATTGTTTTCTTCGAGCAAGGAAGGTTAccatgttttgattttaatggAAAAATTTTCTTGGACGAGAAAAACCACCTATCGTCTGCACCTGACGGTAACGGTGGTATTTACAGAGCCTTAAAAACCCAGGGAGTACTCAATGATATAGTCAAGAGAGGTGTCAAACATCTCCACGCTCATTCTGTCGACAATATTCTTATAAAAGTAGCTGATCCTGTGTTTATCGGTTACTGTAAAAGTAAAAATGCCGATTGTGCTGCTAAAGTCGTTCAAAAATCATCACCAAGTGAACCAGTAGGAGTCGTGTGCCGAGTTAATGGATATTACAAGGTTGTGGAGTATTCAGAATTGACTGATGAAGCAGCGGAACGAAGAAATCCGGATGGACGTTTGACTTTCTCCGCTGGTAACATTTGCAACCATTACTTTTCCTCTGaattcctgcttaaaatatgcgATTACGAATCAAAGCTAAAATTACATGTCGCCAAGAAGAAGATACCGTATGTTGATGAAAATGGGGTGCGTCGGACACCGTCTGAACCAAATGGAATCAAAATTGAAAAGTTTATATTTGACGTGTTCGAATTTGCTGAAAATTTCATATGTTTAGAAGTTGCTAGAGATGTGGAGTTTTCAGCTTTGAAGAATGCAGATTCAGCCAAGAAGGATTGTCCGTCAACCGCACGAGAAGACTTGCTAAGGCTTCACAGGAAATATATTAGAGAGGCTGGCGGTATCATCGATGACAATATCGACGTGGAAATATCTCCCCTTCTCTCGTATGGTGGAGAAAACTTAAAAGACTTAGTAGAAAATGAGGTATTCACGATAACACCCTTCCATTTAAAGAGTATGCAAGAGTCAGTTTCAAACGGTGTGAACGGCatacattga
- the LOC123665986 gene encoding RNA exonuclease 4-like, with translation MSQAIISNTSYLLLNVVDLLLDILSYVGQFILHVLKTIVQHLLNLNMLEQSKKRKKHKEKGKPVDVTVKRGVIDVNWQLLLSSTLMEKKEVKQQKPENRTNYTGTFRRARIKKYKEFNENVKKLEILNINKVPFVTKNGKKEINVEDDEKKDQGSEKQRQITKFLAMDCEMVGIGDQGNDHMLARVSIVNKFGDCVYDKFVKPREEVVDYRTSISGIRKEDLINGEDFATVQKEVSELLKGKILVGHSLKNDLSVLFLSHPKNNIRDTSRYKPFRTITKGSTPSLKRLAKEILGIDIQHGEHSSVEDAKAVMQLYCTVARSWERDLSQKAGYSRKFIEV, from the exons ATGTCACAAGCCATCATAAGCAACACGAGCTATTTACTTTTAAACGTGGTCGATTTATTACTAGACATACTTTCGTACGTAGGTCAATTTATATTACACGTATTAAAAACAATAGTGCAACatttattaaatctaaatatGTTAGAACAGTCTAAAAAGCGTAAAAAACATAAAGAAAAAGGTAAGCCAGTAGACGTGACTGTAAAAAGAGGTGTTATAGATGTTAACTGGCAGTTATTACTATCGAGCACGCTCATGGAGAAGAAAGAAGTAAAACAACAGAAGCCTGAAAATAGAACTAATTACACAGGAACGTTTAGACGGGCGcgaataaagaaatataaggaGTTCAACGAAAACGTGAAAAAATTAGAAATTCTCAATATCAACAAAGTTCCTTTTGTTACGAAAAACGGTAAGAAAGAAATTAATGTTGAGGATGACGAGAAAAAAGATCAGGGTAGTGAGAAACAACGTCAAATTACCAAATTCTTGGCCATGGACTGCGAAATGGTAGGAATCGGGGATCAAGGAAATGACCACATGCTAGCCAGAGTGTCGATAGTCAATAAATTTGGTGATTGCGTTTACGACAAGTTCGTGAAACCGCGTGAAGAAGTAGTGGATTACAGAACTAGTATCAGCGGAATTAGAAAGGAAGACCTAATAAACGGGGAAGACTTTGCAACTGTTCAAAAAGAAGTATCTGAACTCTTAAAAGGCAAAATACTCGTGGGACATTCGTTGAAGAATGACTTGAGTGTTCTTTTCCTGTCACATCCGAAAAATAATATACGAGATACATCCAGATACAAGCCGTTTAgaaca ATAACCAAAGGCAGTACTCCGTCCCTTAAAAGACTTGCGAAAGAAATACTCGGCATCGACATACAGCACGGCGAACACAGCTCCGTCGAAGACGCAAAGGCAGTGATGCAGTTGTACTGTACGGTAGCCAGAAGTTGGGAACGAGACCTCAGTCAAAAGGCGGGTTACAGTAGAAAATTTATTGAAGTATGA